The Coffea arabica cultivar ET-39 chromosome 3c, Coffea Arabica ET-39 HiFi, whole genome shotgun sequence genome contains a region encoding:
- the LOC113735298 gene encoding chitinase 2-like, producing MDFSKVLISLFALQVTINLFSIQAVSAARSDLFREYIGAEFKNVKFSDVPIHSNVDFHFILSFAIDYDTSSSPSPTDGNFNVFWDTDNLSPDAVSAIKSQHPNVKVALSLGGDSIGDGQSVYFQPSSVDSWVSNAVSSLTKIIQQYNLDGIDIDYEHFHADPDTFSQCIGKLISTLKKNGVISFASIAPFDEDDVQSHYQALWNSHGQLIDLVNFQFYAYDQGTTVDQFMDYFSQQISNYDGGKILASFISDGSGGLSPQDGFFTACTRLKSQGQLGGIFVWSADDSKAEGFRYEKQSQALLAIPH from the coding sequence ATGGATTTCTCCAAAGTTCTGATTAGTCTTTTTGCTCTTCAAGTAACGATCAATTTGTTTTCAATCCAAGCTGTTTCAGCAGCACGATCAGATCTTTTCCGAGAATACATTGGGGCAGAGTTCAAGAATGTCAAATTCTCAGACGTGCCAATTCATTCCAATGTCGATTTCCACTTCATCCTATCATTCGCTATCGATTATGATACCTCATCTTCTCCCTCGCCAACAGATGGAAACTTCAACGTGTTCTGGGACACGGATAATCTCAGCCCTGATGCTGTCTCAGCGATCAAAAGTCAGCATCCAAACGTGAAAGTAGCTCTAAGCTTAGGAGGTGATAGTATAGGAGATGGTCAGTCTGTTTATTTCCAGCCTTCTTCAGTTGACTCATGGGTTTCCAATGCTGTCTCCTCTCTTACAAAAATCATCCAACAATACAATCTGGATGGTATCGACATTGACTACGAGCATTTCCATGCAGATCCTGACACTTTTTCTCAATGCATTGGTAAACTTATATCGACTCTCAAGAAAAATGGGGTGATCTCTTTCGCATCAATTGCCCCTTTTGATGAAGATGATGTTCAAAGCCATTATCAAGCTCTCTGGAATAGCCATGGCCAACTTATTGACTTAGTCAATTTCCAGTTTTATGCCTATGATCAGGGGACTACTGTTGATCAGTTCATGGACTATTTTTCTCAGCAAATAAGCAATTATGATGGTGGGAAAATCTTGGCCAGTTTCATCAGTGATGGAAGTGGTGGATTATCACCACAAGATGGATTTTTTACAGCTTGTACTAGGCTCAAGAGTCAGGGACAACTTGGTGGGATCTTTGTTTGGTCTGCTGATGATTCTAAGGCAGAAGGTTTTCGGTACGAGAAGCAATCACAAGCACTTCTAGCAATCCCTCATTAA
- the LOC113734960 gene encoding uncharacterized protein, producing MSRGFIASPPPTSVVVSPPRIPSKPLQRCGTYQSWNYSSKSVHSLFFWDLKLSKSGSEKPSRISFLRCNSSTDPGGPPGPGDNDSKTILDAFFLGKALAESVNERIESAVGEFLSAVGRLQAEQQKQVQDFQEEVLERAKKAKERAAREAMEAQGIIPKSTSTNIPPVTNGVASEITQSAVNSVTPADKTVQSNTSPRPTNDDPVLEASNED from the exons ATGAGCAGGGGATTCATAGCATCCCCACCACCAACATCAGTGGTGGTATCGCCACCTCGTATTCCATCGAAGCCCCTCCAACGTTGTGGCACTTACCAATCATGGAATTACTCATCTAAATCTGTTCATTCCCTCTTCTTCTGGGATCTCAAGCTTAGTAAAAGCGGGTCAGAAAAGCCTTCAAGAATCAGCTTCTTGAGATGCAACAGTAGCACTGACCCTGGTGGTCCTCCTGGTCCAG GTGATAATGACAGCAAAACCATCCTCGATGCATTTTTCCTTGGGAAGGCTCTAGCAGAGTCAGTTAATGAGCGTATAGAGTCTGCTGTTGGTGAATTTCTGAGTGCCGTTGGCAGATTGCAAGCGGAGCAACAAAAGCAGGTTCAGGACTTCCAG GAAGAAGTATTAGAAAGAGCTAAAAAGGCGAAAGAGAGAGCTGCGCGTGAGGCTATGGAAGCACAAGGAATTATTCCCAAATCAACATCAACAAATATACCACCAGTAACTAATGGTGTTGCTTCAGAAATCACACAATCTGCTGTCAATTCTGTAACTCCTGCAGACAAAACTGTGCAATCAAATACAAGTCCACGACCTACAAACGATGATCCTGTTTTAGAGGCATCAAATGAGGACTGA
- the LOC113735832 gene encoding probable peroxidase 61, which produces MERGGALLFSLLALAMSLHIGYLRAAVTLPPEDRPLTRHFYKKLNTCANVEAFVKHQVTLFWNQDKSITAKLFKLLYADCMVNGCDGSILLDGRYAEKNAPQNSGLGERIFEIIDKIKTVLEIRCPGAVSCADILNLAARDAAHLAGAPSYPVFLGRRDGLESNAAWVDYPSPSSSWETVVTYANSKGLDEQDLVTLLGAHTMGRTHCQFIRDRLYNFKSTGKPDPRMKKSLLKDLRQQCPPNTPKGKEDPLVYLNPENGPGYKFTNSYYKRVESYQAVLGVDQQVLWGNHSLVDAYAKYFEQFRREFALSISRMGGLRVLTGKKGEIRRNCRFTNGNNPSIK; this is translated from the exons ATGGAGAGAGGCGGGGCTTTGCTCTTCTCTCTTCTAGCTCTAGCAATGAGCTTGCACATCGGATATTTGCGCGCCGCCGTGACACTACCACCGGAGGACCGTCCGCTAACTCGCCATTTTTATAAGAAACTGAATACGTGTGCGAATGTGGAGGCATTTGTGAAGCACCAGGTGACTTTGTTCTGGAATCAAGATAAGAGCATCACTGCTAAGCTCTTCAAATTGCTCTATGCAGACTGCATGGTCAAT GGTTGTGACGGGTCAATTCTCCTAGATGGTCGATATGCAGAAAAAAATGCACCACAGAATTCAGGGCTTGGAGAAAGAATATTCGAAATCATTGACAAAATTAAGACTGTCCTCGAGATCCGATGTCCTGGAGCCGTCTCTTGTGCTGACATCCTTAACCTTGCTGCTAGGGATGCTGCTCATCTG GCAGGTGCACCTTCGTATCCTGTGTTCTTGGGGAGAAGGGATGGACTAGAATCAAATGCTGCTTGGGTAGACTACCCCTCACCTTCAAGTTCCTGGGAGACAGTGGTGACATATGCCAATTCTAAAGGTTTGGATGAGCAAGACTTGGTTACACTCTTAG GGGCACATACAATGGGAAGAACACATTGCCAGTTCATCAGGGATCGCCTTTACAATTTCAAGAGCACAGGTAAACCAGACCCCAGAATGAAGAAGTCTTTACTGAAAGATCTGAGGCAGCAATGCCCTCCCAATACACCAAAAGGGAAAGAAGATCCTCTTGTCTATTTAAACCCTGAAAATGGCCCGGGATACAAGTTTACTAACAGCTACTACAAAAGGGTAGAGTCCTATCAAGCTGTTCTTGGAGTTGATCAGCAGGTATTGTGGGGTAACCACTCGCTGGTTGATGCATATGCAAAATATTTCGAGCAATTCCGCAGAGAATTTGCTTTGTCAATAAGCAGAATGGGAGGCCTTAGAGTTTTGACTGGGAAGAAGGGGGAAATACGGCGGAATTGCCGTTTCACAAATGGAAATAATCCTAGCATCAAGTAG